One window from the genome of Methyloradius palustris encodes:
- a CDS encoding response regulator transcription factor: protein MRIAALDDNIDELDLVRKTMLSIGHECHVFSKGEALLRALGRESFDLILLDWELPDISGPEIVEWIRTNIADPIPVLMLTNRSEEVDVVHALSIGADDFMTKPIRAKELTARVQAILRRLYPPQEKAEYIWGKYRFVTSSQQLEFDGQPVVLKTKEYELALFLFRNLGRLLSRQYLKEQLWGIKAAELNSRSLDTHVSSVRNKLGLNPQNGFRLTSVYGFGYRLEIAE, encoded by the coding sequence ATGCGGATTGCCGCACTAGACGACAATATTGATGAATTGGATTTAGTCAGAAAAACCATGTTGTCTATTGGGCATGAATGCCATGTATTCAGTAAGGGCGAGGCTTTGTTGCGCGCTCTGGGGCGAGAGAGTTTCGACCTTATTTTATTGGATTGGGAGTTGCCTGATATATCTGGTCCAGAAATTGTGGAATGGATCCGCACTAATATTGCCGATCCCATCCCCGTGTTGATGCTCACCAACCGCAGTGAAGAAGTTGATGTGGTGCATGCACTGTCTATTGGCGCAGATGATTTCATGACCAAGCCTATTCGCGCAAAGGAGTTGACGGCGAGGGTACAGGCGATATTACGTCGGCTATATCCACCGCAAGAAAAGGCGGAATACATCTGGGGTAAATATCGTTTTGTGACTTCAAGCCAGCAGTTGGAGTTTGATGGCCAGCCCGTTGTATTAAAAACCAAAGAATATGAGTTGGCATTGTTCCTGTTTAGAAATCTGGGACGATTGCTCTCACGCCAATATTTAAAAGAGCAGCTATGGGGAATAAAAGCTGCTGAATTGAATTCACGCTCGCTAGACACCCACGTATCTTCCGTTCGCAACAAACTTGGACTAAATCCACAAAATGGCTTTCGATTAACTTCAGTCTATGGTTTCGGGTATAGGCTAGAAATCGCCGAATAA